A DNA window from Comamonas fluminis contains the following coding sequences:
- a CDS encoding TolC family protein, producing the protein MAAQAAEPAVGAELVSTRISDNAQPRLSLAQLIGTVLDHNPELRSVQQSSVTAQAAVVSAGALPNPKLEWSRGDNKARMASATPGSVNSMGISVPIEMPSVRSARVNAAEAGQRASVHQIAASRNALVAQVKLKAYEVVLRQAQVQAAHDAVKLLEQAHERVRVRVASGEAARYEIIKADAELINARQQEQTARLMVEQSQLTLNRMAAGQLPARFDLDLSLQDPVKAAAHSVDQHPELLQLQSEVEKAEAQKQGAKASRWPGVELRYAQTREPDIRNNTIGVSMQIPLFDQRRGPIDEAASEEQRARLRLDGRKAELEQQTLQARKVLEMAQVRVKALGEGSVKEAEAALRVAEAAYRYGERGILDVLDAQRVLRTVRADLLEARYQMQSARIELDFLAGRYADASTVITR; encoded by the coding sequence ATGGCAGCGCAGGCTGCAGAGCCTGCTGTGGGTGCGGAGTTGGTCAGCACCCGCATTTCTGACAATGCGCAGCCCCGGCTCAGCCTGGCGCAGCTGATTGGGACTGTGCTGGATCACAACCCGGAGTTGCGCTCGGTGCAGCAGTCCAGTGTGACGGCTCAGGCGGCGGTGGTCAGCGCAGGTGCCTTGCCCAATCCCAAGCTGGAGTGGAGCCGTGGTGACAACAAGGCCCGCATGGCCTCGGCAACCCCCGGCAGTGTGAACTCCATGGGCATTTCGGTGCCTATCGAAATGCCTTCGGTGCGCAGCGCCCGTGTCAATGCGGCAGAAGCAGGTCAGCGTGCCTCGGTGCACCAGATTGCTGCGTCTCGCAATGCACTGGTGGCTCAGGTCAAGCTCAAGGCTTATGAAGTGGTGCTGCGCCAGGCTCAGGTTCAGGCTGCCCATGATGCGGTGAAGCTGCTTGAGCAGGCGCATGAGCGCGTGCGTGTACGTGTTGCCAGCGGTGAGGCTGCGCGCTACGAAATCATCAAGGCGGATGCCGAGCTGATTAACGCGCGCCAGCAGGAGCAGACCGCGCGTTTGATGGTGGAGCAGTCTCAGCTCACGCTCAATCGCATGGCCGCCGGCCAGTTGCCTGCGCGTTTCGATCTGGACTTGTCGCTGCAAGACCCCGTGAAGGCGGCAGCGCACAGTGTTGATCAGCATCCTGAATTGCTGCAGCTGCAGTCCGAAGTGGAAAAGGCGGAAGCGCAAAAGCAAGGCGCCAAGGCCAGCCGCTGGCCGGGCGTGGAGCTGCGATATGCCCAAACCCGCGAACCTGATATTCGCAACAACACCATTGGTGTGAGCATGCAGATTCCTCTCTTCGATCAGCGCCGCGGCCCGATTGATGAAGCTGCGTCGGAAGAGCAGCGTGCCCGTTTGCGCCTGGATGGCCGCAAGGCCGAGCTGGAGCAGCAGACGCTGCAGGCCCGCAAGGTGCTGGAAATGGCGCAGGTGCGAGTCAAGGCCTTGGGCGAGGGTTCTGTGAAGGAGGCCGAAGCCGCATTGCGCGTTGCTGAAGCCGCCTATCGCTATGGCGAGCGCGGCATTCTGGATGTGCTGGATGCGCAGCGTGTGCTGCGCACCGTGCGCGCCGACTTGCTGGAAGCGCGCTACCAGATGCAATCCGCACGAATTGAGCTGGATTTTCTGGCGGGCCGCTACGCCGATGCCTCCACGGTCATCACCCGCTGA
- a CDS encoding efflux RND transporter periplasmic adaptor subunit — MSSQPLKFSAGRYRPASLVLALAMAGLTSLTLTACGNDEKAAAPVAVQAQPELDPMEVVVSAEMAGNFKIAPVAQAELASVQEIAGRIEANERKVTRIGAVVTGRVTDVLAEAGDRVKPGQVLARVASPELTSAQLAYMRASATATLAERSAERARQLIAADVIGSAELQRRESEVQIARAELRAAGDQLKLMGLSGDAMTRLRGQGNVAPSAAIAASSAGIVIERQVSQGQVAQPGDPLFTVADLSNVWVVGALPEQMARSVKVGQDVQVDVPALGLTVEEAPITGKIIYVGDTVSTETRTVAIRTQVDNKDLALKPQMLASMKIQGALEKVLAIPALAVVRENDKDHVYVKKAENHYRLTPVELGANSGGQRPVIKGLSEGAQIVVEGAFHLNNERKRAELE; from the coding sequence ATGTCTTCCCAACCTCTCAAATTTTCGGCAGGTCGCTACCGTCCCGCCTCTCTGGTTCTGGCACTGGCCATGGCCGGTCTGACTTCATTGACGCTGACCGCCTGTGGCAATGATGAAAAAGCAGCGGCCCCGGTTGCAGTGCAAGCCCAGCCCGAGCTGGACCCCATGGAAGTCGTTGTGTCGGCCGAGATGGCTGGCAACTTCAAGATTGCGCCAGTGGCCCAGGCCGAGCTGGCATCGGTGCAGGAAATCGCTGGCCGCATTGAAGCCAATGAGCGCAAGGTAACGCGTATCGGCGCCGTGGTGACAGGCCGCGTCACCGACGTTCTGGCCGAGGCGGGTGACCGCGTCAAGCCCGGCCAGGTGCTGGCGCGTGTGGCCAGTCCTGAGCTGACATCTGCACAGCTGGCCTATATGCGTGCCAGTGCCACCGCTACTTTGGCAGAGCGCTCTGCCGAGCGTGCACGCCAGCTGATTGCGGCAGATGTGATTGGCTCTGCAGAGCTGCAGCGCCGCGAATCTGAAGTGCAGATTGCCCGTGCCGAGCTGCGTGCAGCGGGTGACCAGCTCAAGCTGATGGGCTTGTCTGGCGATGCCATGACGCGTTTGCGCGGTCAGGGCAATGTGGCGCCTTCTGCAGCGATTGCAGCTTCTTCTGCGGGCATTGTGATTGAGCGTCAGGTCAGCCAGGGGCAGGTGGCCCAGCCCGGTGACCCGCTGTTCACCGTGGCCGATCTGTCCAATGTCTGGGTGGTGGGCGCCTTGCCTGAGCAAATGGCGCGCAGCGTGAAGGTTGGGCAGGATGTGCAGGTGGACGTGCCTGCGCTGGGCCTGACGGTGGAAGAGGCTCCCATCACCGGCAAGATCATCTATGTGGGCGATACGGTTTCGACCGAAACGCGCACGGTGGCAATTCGTACGCAGGTGGATAACAAGGATCTGGCACTCAAGCCCCAGATGTTGGCCTCGATGAAGATTCAGGGTGCACTGGAGAAAGTGCTGGCCATTCCCGCGCTTGCCGTGGTGCGCGAGAACGATAAGGACCATGTCTATGTGAAGAAGGCGGAAAACCATTACCGCCTCACTCCTGTGGAGCTGGGCGCCAACAGCGGTGGCCAGCGTCCTGTGATCAAGGGCTTGAGCGAAGGCGCTCAGATCGTGGTCGAAGGTGCTTTTCACCTGAACAACGAGCGCAAGCGCGCTGAGCTGGAGTAA
- a CDS encoding efflux RND transporter permease subunit, translating to MIASMIRAALSQRLVVIVLALVVCGFGLRAAMNLSVDAFPDVTNVQVQIATEAPGRSPEEIERFVTVPLEIAMTGLPGLTEMRSLNKSGLSIITLVFTDATDVYFARQLVTERLIEVTPRMPAGIVPVLGPVSTGLGEVYQYTLDHPDDGKRELTQAELTERRTIQDWVARPLLRSIPGVAEINSQGGYVKQYQVLVDPSRLRHYDLTVRHVVQAVSDNNANASGGILPQVTEQYLIRGVGMIRSLEDIGNIVLKEQGGVPVYVRDVATVQIDAEVRQGAIIKGGYTEGVSGIVLMMRGGNAKEVVTRVKERVEEINSKGMLPGGLQIVSYYDRTDLVDSALWTVGKVLIEGIFLVVVVLFIFLGDVRSSLIVVATLIITPLTTFILMNKYGISANLMSLGGLAIAIGLMVDATVVVVENVFHKLGQAGDSVGERVRTVLSATTEVATPTIFGIAIIILVFLPLMTLQGIEGKMFAPLALTIAMALAVSLAVSLFLSPVLCSYFLKGGADHDTKLIAFLKRHYMRLLEAATSRNRLTLAVAVILLIGSLGLFPLLGKSFMPTMKEGALTPQINRVPSISLDESIRMEMAAMKEVAQVDGVKSVVSKLGRGESPADPAGPNESDPIVLLDPKSKRSQDEIDEDIRQRLSKIPGVQIVLSQPISERVDEMVTGVRSQLAIKIFGDELNELKDVSEQVARILKSVPGSTDIRIERLSGQQALTVDIDRKAIARHGLNVADVQSVLESAIGGKDVTTLYEGERRYSVVVRFPEAFRSSPESIGATLLTTATGGQVPLNNVARIELVDGPAQISREGGKRRVVVGANVEGRDLGGFVTEVEQRLEKEVKLPDGYYFKFGGQFENMERAMGTLQVIVPLTIVAIFFLLFLLFNSVKLASLIILVLPFASIGGLIGLFVTGEYVSVPASVGFIALWGIAVLNGVVLVTCIRHLREDGMSVHDAVREGCAQRFRPVMMTATVALLGLVPFLFATGPGSEVQRPLAIVVIGGLISSTLLTLVVLPTLYRWFDEKPREA from the coding sequence ATGATTGCCTCCATGATTCGTGCCGCGCTATCGCAGCGGCTGGTGGTGATCGTGCTGGCCCTGGTGGTGTGCGGATTCGGCCTGCGGGCTGCCATGAATCTGTCGGTGGACGCGTTCCCCGATGTGACCAATGTGCAGGTGCAGATCGCGACCGAAGCGCCAGGACGTTCGCCGGAAGAGATTGAGCGCTTTGTGACGGTGCCGCTGGAAATCGCCATGACCGGCCTGCCCGGGCTGACGGAGATGCGCTCGCTCAACAAAAGCGGTCTGTCCATCATCACCCTGGTGTTCACCGATGCGACCGATGTGTACTTCGCCCGCCAGCTGGTGACAGAGCGGCTGATTGAAGTCACGCCGCGCATGCCGGCGGGCATTGTTCCGGTGCTGGGCCCTGTTTCCACAGGCCTGGGCGAGGTCTATCAGTACACGCTGGACCATCCCGATGATGGCAAGCGCGAGCTGACGCAGGCTGAGCTGACCGAGCGCCGAACCATTCAGGACTGGGTGGCGCGCCCGCTGCTGCGCTCCATTCCTGGCGTGGCGGAAATCAACTCTCAGGGCGGCTACGTCAAGCAGTATCAGGTGCTGGTGGACCCCAGCCGTCTGCGTCACTACGACCTGACGGTGCGCCATGTGGTGCAGGCTGTGTCCGATAACAATGCCAATGCCAGCGGCGGCATTCTGCCGCAGGTGACGGAGCAGTATCTGATTCGCGGCGTGGGCATGATTCGCTCGCTGGAAGACATTGGCAACATCGTGCTCAAGGAGCAGGGCGGTGTGCCTGTCTATGTGCGCGATGTGGCCACGGTGCAAATTGATGCCGAGGTGCGCCAGGGTGCCATCATCAAGGGCGGCTATACCGAGGGCGTCTCCGGCATTGTGCTGATGATGCGTGGCGGCAATGCCAAGGAAGTGGTGACCCGCGTGAAAGAGCGCGTGGAGGAAATCAACTCCAAGGGCATGCTGCCCGGCGGCCTGCAAATCGTTTCGTACTACGACCGAACCGATCTGGTGGACTCGGCCCTGTGGACTGTGGGCAAGGTGCTGATTGAAGGCATCTTCCTGGTGGTGGTGGTGCTGTTCATCTTCCTGGGGGATGTGCGATCGAGCCTGATCGTGGTGGCAACGCTGATCATCACGCCGCTGACCACCTTCATCCTGATGAACAAGTACGGCATCTCTGCCAACCTGATGTCTCTGGGGGGGCTGGCAATTGCCATCGGCCTGATGGTGGACGCCACGGTGGTGGTTGTGGAAAACGTCTTCCACAAACTGGGGCAGGCAGGCGATAGCGTTGGAGAGCGCGTGCGCACTGTGCTGTCTGCTACTACAGAAGTAGCAACACCCACCATTTTCGGTATTGCCATCATCATCTTGGTGTTCCTGCCACTGATGACGCTGCAAGGCATCGAAGGCAAGATGTTTGCGCCGCTGGCACTGACGATTGCCATGGCGCTGGCCGTGTCTCTGGCGGTGTCGCTGTTCCTGTCTCCCGTGCTGTGCTCGTACTTCCTCAAGGGCGGTGCGGACCATGACACCAAGCTGATTGCCTTCCTCAAGCGCCATTACATGCGCCTGCTGGAAGCGGCGACTTCGCGCAACCGCCTCACACTGGCAGTGGCCGTGATTTTGCTGATCGGCTCTCTGGGGCTGTTCCCTCTGCTGGGCAAGTCATTCATGCCCACCATGAAGGAAGGCGCGCTGACGCCGCAGATCAACCGCGTGCCCAGCATCTCGCTGGACGAGTCCATTCGCATGGAAATGGCGGCGATGAAGGAAGTGGCGCAAGTGGATGGCGTGAAGTCCGTGGTCTCCAAGCTGGGCCGCGGCGAATCGCCCGCTGACCCCGCAGGTCCTAACGAGTCTGACCCCATCGTGCTGCTGGACCCCAAGTCCAAGCGCAGTCAGGACGAGATTGACGAAGACATTCGCCAGCGCCTGTCCAAGATTCCTGGTGTTCAGATCGTGCTGTCGCAGCCAATTTCCGAGCGTGTGGATGAAATGGTGACGGGCGTTCGCTCGCAACTGGCCATCAAGATCTTTGGTGACGAACTCAACGAGCTCAAGGACGTTTCCGAGCAGGTGGCGCGAATCCTCAAGAGCGTGCCCGGCAGCACGGACATCCGTATCGAGCGCCTGTCCGGCCAGCAGGCTTTGACCGTGGATATCGACCGCAAGGCGATTGCGCGTCACGGCCTCAATGTGGCTGATGTGCAAAGCGTGCTGGAGTCGGCCATCGGCGGCAAGGACGTGACCACGCTGTATGAAGGCGAGCGCCGTTACTCCGTGGTGGTTCGCTTCCCTGAAGCCTTCCGCAGCTCGCCGGAAAGCATTGGCGCCACACTGCTGACCACAGCAACCGGAGGCCAGGTGCCACTGAACAATGTGGCGCGTATTGAGCTGGTGGACGGCCCTGCACAGATCAGCCGCGAAGGCGGCAAGCGCCGTGTGGTGGTGGGCGCCAACGTGGAAGGGCGTGACCTGGGCGGCTTTGTGACAGAGGTTGAGCAGCGTCTGGAAAAAGAAGTGAAGCTGCCTGATGGCTATTACTTCAAGTTCGGTGGCCAGTTCGAGAACATGGAGCGCGCCATGGGCACGCTGCAGGTGATTGTGCCGCTGACCATCGTGGCCATCTTCTTCCTGCTGTTCCTGCTGTTCAACTCCGTCAAGCTGGCAAGTCTCATCATTCTGGTGCTGCCATTTGCCTCGATTGGTGGCCTGATTGGCTTGTTCGTCACCGGCGAATATGTGAGCGTTCCCGCTTCCGTGGGCTTTATCGCGCTGTGGGGCATTGCGGTGCTCAATGGAGTGGTGCTGGTCACCTGCATTCGCCATCTGCGCGAAGACGGCATGAGCGTGCATGACGCGGTGCGCGAAGGCTGTGCCCAGCGTTTCCGTCCTGTGATGATGACCGCCACCGTGGCTTTGCTGGGTCTGGTGCCATTCCTGTTTGCCACAGGCCCAGGCTCGGAAGTTCAGCGCCCGCTGGCCATTGTCGTGATCGGTGGCCTGATCTCTTCGACGCTGCTGACGCTGGTGGTGTTGCCCACGCTGTACCGCTGGTTTGATGAAAAGCCAAGAGAGGCATAA
- a CDS encoding P-II family nitrogen regulator has translation MAMKEIRAIVRPSRLERLRTALRAIPNFPGVTFFKAEGFTAPAAVDKRSVKDELTDFSDKLMVCVIVEESMVEPIREAIVSACRTGQIGDGLVWTVDISEMHRIRDGGAV, from the coding sequence ATGGCGATGAAAGAAATCCGGGCCATTGTGCGGCCCAGCCGGCTGGAGCGCCTGCGCACAGCCTTGCGTGCGATTCCCAATTTTCCCGGTGTGACTTTTTTCAAGGCCGAGGGCTTTACCGCCCCCGCAGCCGTGGATAAGCGCAGCGTCAAAGATGAGCTGACCGACTTTTCCGACAAACTCATGGTGTGTGTGATTGTCGAAGAGAGCATGGTCGAGCCTATTCGCGAGGCCATCGTGAGCGCTTGCCGCACAGGCCAGATCGGTGATGGACTGGTGTGGACGGTGGACATCAGCGAGATGCACCGCATCCGTGATGGCGGTGCGGTTTGA
- a CDS encoding 3-hydroxyacyl-CoA dehydrogenase codes for MQIQDRVFIVTGGASGLGEGTARMLAANGGKVVIADMNAERGEVVAREIGGVYLRCDVSSEADGQAVVKKATSLGKLVGLVNCAGIAPAEKTVGKNGPHNLATYTKTIMVNLVGTFNMIRLASDAMSKNEPETTGERGVLISTASVAAYDGQIGQAAYSASKGGVVGMTLPIARDLARSGIRNMTIAPGIFGTPMLFTMPQEVQDALAASVPFPSRLGKPEDYAKLVKSILENDMLNGEVIRLDGAIRMAPK; via the coding sequence ATGCAAATTCAGGATCGCGTGTTCATCGTCACCGGCGGCGCGTCCGGCCTTGGAGAAGGCACCGCCCGCATGCTGGCTGCCAATGGCGGCAAGGTCGTCATTGCCGATATGAATGCCGAACGCGGCGAAGTCGTGGCGCGTGAAATTGGCGGCGTCTATCTGCGCTGCGACGTCAGCAGCGAAGCCGATGGGCAGGCCGTGGTGAAAAAAGCCACAAGCCTTGGCAAGCTGGTTGGCCTGGTGAACTGCGCAGGCATTGCCCCCGCTGAAAAGACCGTGGGCAAAAACGGGCCCCATAACCTGGCAACCTATACCAAGACCATCATGGTCAACCTGGTCGGCACTTTCAACATGATTCGCCTGGCATCGGATGCCATGAGCAAGAACGAACCCGAAACCACTGGCGAGCGCGGCGTGCTGATCTCCACCGCCAGCGTAGCTGCCTATGACGGCCAGATTGGTCAGGCCGCCTATTCGGCATCCAAGGGCGGCGTGGTGGGCATGACTCTGCCCATTGCCCGCGACCTGGCGCGCAGCGGCATTCGCAATATGACAATTGCTCCCGGCATCTTTGGCACACCCATGCTGTTCACCATGCCCCAGGAAGTTCAAGATGCTCTGGCAGCCAGCGTGCCCTTCCCCAGCCGCCTTGGCAAACCCGAGGACTACGCCAAGCTGGTCAAAAGCATTCTGGAAAACGACATGCTCAACGGTGAAGTGATTCGTCTGGACGGAGCCATCCGCATGGCTCCGAAATAA
- a CDS encoding phasin family protein yields the protein MSLTPDQILSAHKANIETLFGLTSKAFEGVEKLVELNVTASRAALSEAAQHTQAVLSVKDAQELLTLQAGLFQPLAEKTASYSRHLYDIASSTSAEFNKALEAQSSEVRKNFNSLLEASAKNAPAGSESAVALMKNAVSAANSAFESVQKAVKQASDTAEANFTAATKTAAEAVKTASGAKR from the coding sequence ATGAGCCTGACCCCTGACCAAATCCTGAGCGCCCACAAAGCCAACATCGAAACTCTGTTCGGCCTGACCAGCAAAGCCTTCGAAGGCGTTGAAAAGCTGGTGGAACTGAACGTGACTGCTTCCCGCGCCGCCCTGAGCGAAGCTGCCCAGCACACTCAAGCCGTTCTGAGCGTCAAGGACGCACAAGAGCTGCTGACTCTGCAAGCTGGCCTGTTCCAGCCTCTGGCCGAGAAGACTGCTTCCTACAGCCGTCACCTGTATGACATCGCCAGCAGCACCTCTGCCGAATTCAACAAGGCTCTGGAAGCCCAGTCTTCCGAAGTTCGCAAGAACTTCAACTCTCTGCTGGAAGCCTCTGCCAAGAACGCTCCCGCTGGTTCCGAGTCTGCTGTCGCTCTGATGAAGAACGCCGTCTCTGCCGCTAACAGCGCTTTTGAGTCTGTGCAAAAGGCTGTGAAGCAAGCTTCTGACACCGCTGAAGCCAACTTCACCGCTGCCACCAAGACTGCAGCTGAAGCCGTGAAGACTGCTTCTGGCGCCAAGCGCTAA
- a CDS encoding acyl-CoA thioesterase translates to MNANTTTRPARAEPQLRSSYPVFREISTRWSDNDVYGHVNNVVYYSWFDTAVNAYLIEQGALDIHAGSTIGLVIETQCNYFAPLAFPQTVEAGIRVAHIGSSSVRYEVGLFAKGEAKSAAAGHFVHVYVDRESRRPAALPQALRNALGSLQN, encoded by the coding sequence ATGAACGCAAACACCACTACCAGACCCGCCAGAGCCGAGCCTCAGCTGCGCAGCAGCTACCCCGTATTCCGTGAGATCAGCACCCGCTGGTCGGACAACGATGTCTATGGGCATGTGAACAACGTCGTGTACTACAGCTGGTTTGATACGGCAGTGAACGCCTATCTGATTGAGCAGGGTGCGCTGGATATTCATGCGGGCAGCACCATTGGTCTGGTGATCGAGACCCAGTGCAATTACTTTGCGCCGCTGGCCTTTCCGCAGACGGTAGAGGCGGGTATCCGGGTGGCGCATATCGGCAGCTCCAGCGTGCGCTACGAGGTGGGGCTGTTTGCGAAAGGCGAGGCGAAATCCGCAGCGGCAGGGCATTTTGTGCATGTGTATGTAGACCGTGAATCCAGGCGGCCTGCCGCCCTGCCGCAAGCACTGCGAAACGCTTTGGGCAGTCTGCAAAACTGA
- the pncB gene encoding nicotinate phosphoribosyltransferase: MIITSLLDTDLYKFTMMQVVLHQFPGAQVEYRFKCRNPGVQLAPYVNEIREEIRSLCKLRFQDAELAYLSSLRFIKSDFVDFLSLFQLNDKYITVTPLANGEIDITIKGPWLHTILFEIPVLAIVNEVYFRNTQPVPNFLEGRKRLDEKIALLQEPGLESLKIADYGTRRRFSKAWHEEVLRVLCARLGYSGSRASGSAQGQRKGQLAGTSNVLYAMKLGLIPLGTLAHEYLQACQSLGPRLRDSQIFGFETWAREYRGDLGIALSDVYGMSAFLRDFDLYFCKLFDGARHDSGDPFDWGERLIAHYKANKIDPLSKVLIFSDGLTVPKTIELFQRFNGRCQLAFGIGTNLTNDLGSPPDHVPLQIVIKMTRCNGQPVAKLSDTPGKSMCDDEKYLAYLRQVFGIAAPQQA, translated from the coding sequence ATGATCATCACCAGCCTGCTAGACACCGATCTGTATAAATTCACGATGATGCAGGTGGTGCTGCATCAGTTCCCGGGCGCACAGGTGGAGTACCGCTTCAAGTGCCGCAATCCGGGCGTTCAGCTGGCTCCTTACGTCAACGAAATTCGTGAAGAAATTCGCTCGCTGTGCAAGCTGCGCTTTCAGGATGCCGAGCTGGCCTACCTGAGTTCGCTGCGCTTCATCAAAAGCGATTTCGTGGATTTTCTGAGCCTGTTCCAGCTCAACGACAAATACATCACGGTCACGCCTTTGGCGAATGGCGAGATCGATATCACCATCAAAGGCCCGTGGCTGCACACGATTCTTTTCGAAATTCCGGTGCTGGCCATCGTCAACGAGGTGTATTTCCGCAATACCCAGCCCGTTCCCAACTTTCTTGAGGGCCGCAAGCGTCTGGACGAGAAGATTGCACTGCTGCAGGAGCCTGGGCTGGAGTCGCTCAAGATTGCCGATTACGGCACACGCAGGCGCTTTTCCAAGGCCTGGCATGAGGAAGTGCTGCGCGTGCTCTGCGCCAGGCTCGGCTATTCGGGCTCGCGTGCATCAGGCTCTGCCCAGGGCCAGCGCAAGGGACAACTGGCCGGCACCAGCAATGTGCTGTATGCGATGAAGCTGGGCCTGATTCCGCTGGGCACGCTGGCCCACGAATATCTGCAGGCCTGCCAGTCTCTGGGGCCACGTCTGCGCGACAGCCAGATCTTTGGATTCGAGACCTGGGCGCGTGAATATCGCGGGGACCTCGGAATTGCGCTGTCCGATGTCTACGGCATGTCGGCATTCCTGCGCGACTTCGATCTGTATTTCTGCAAGCTCTTTGACGGCGCGCGCCACGACAGCGGCGATCCGTTCGACTGGGGCGAGCGCCTGATTGCGCATTACAAGGCCAATAAGATCGACCCGCTGAGCAAGGTGCTGATCTTCAGCGACGGCCTGACTGTGCCCAAGACGATCGAGCTGTTCCAGCGCTTCAATGGCCGCTGCCAGCTGGCATTTGGTATTGGTACTAATCTGACCAACGATCTGGGCAGCCCACCCGATCATGTGCCGCTGCAGATCGTGATCAAGATGACGCGCTGCAACGGGCAGCCCGTGGCCAAGCTGTCGGACACACCGGGCAAGAGCATGTGTGATGACGAAAAATATCTGGCCTATCTGCGTCAGGTGTTTGGCATCGCTGCCCCGCAGCAGGCCTGA
- a CDS encoding sodium:proton antiporter, whose product MKAAGAAVLSLAAASVQAAEIDGGTMSVAWGIPFVGMLLSIALMPLLAPHFWHHHFGKVTAGWALAFLLPFALVYGMGAAGVNLVHALLAEYLPFVILLTALYTVAGGIYVRGNLSGSPALNTGILAIGAVLASFMGTTGASMLLIRPLLRANDNRRHQAHVVVFFIFIVSNAGGALTPLGDPPLFLGFLKGIDFFWTVKHVWGPMLFLTVALLVIFYIIDARLMGSKGESDLPDPTPSVDVTGAQSRLGFDGRVNFVLLGVVVALVLISGIWRTPAGLDIAGTHVGLPGLVRDIGLIVVALLSLKLTPARVHQANDFGWGPMQEVAKLFAGIFLTIIPVIAMLKAGVDGPFGAVVRAVTHSDGTPNPAMYFWATGVLSSFLDNAPTYLVFFNTAGGDPAHLMTDMALTLAAISAGAVFMGANTYIGNAPNLMVKAIAEDRGVKMPGFFGYMVWSICILLPLLAVITWLWFMP is encoded by the coding sequence ATCAAGGCCGCTGGAGCCGCCGTACTGAGTCTGGCAGCCGCCAGCGTGCAGGCCGCAGAGATTGACGGGGGCACCATGTCCGTGGCCTGGGGCATTCCATTCGTGGGCATGCTGCTGTCGATTGCGCTCATGCCGCTGCTTGCGCCGCATTTCTGGCATCACCACTTTGGCAAGGTCACCGCAGGCTGGGCTCTGGCCTTCTTGCTGCCGTTTGCCCTGGTCTATGGAATGGGGGCGGCTGGCGTGAATCTGGTGCACGCCCTGCTGGCCGAATATCTGCCTTTTGTGATCTTGCTGACCGCGCTGTACACGGTGGCTGGCGGTATCTATGTGCGCGGCAACCTGAGTGGCTCACCGGCACTCAATACCGGCATTCTGGCCATTGGCGCCGTGCTGGCCAGCTTCATGGGCACCACCGGTGCGTCCATGCTGCTGATTCGCCCTTTGCTGCGTGCCAATGACAACCGGCGCCATCAGGCACATGTGGTGGTGTTCTTCATCTTCATCGTCTCCAATGCCGGTGGTGCATTGACGCCCTTGGGTGATCCCCCCCTGTTCCTGGGTTTCCTCAAAGGCATTGATTTCTTCTGGACGGTCAAGCATGTCTGGGGTCCCATGCTGTTTTTGACGGTGGCCTTGCTGGTGATTTTCTACATCATCGATGCACGCCTGATGGGCAGCAAAGGCGAGAGCGATTTGCCAGACCCCACGCCCAGTGTTGACGTGACAGGTGCACAAAGTCGGCTGGGGTTTGATGGCCGTGTGAACTTCGTGCTGCTGGGCGTGGTGGTTGCACTGGTGCTGATCAGCGGAATCTGGCGCACTCCTGCGGGACTGGACATTGCTGGAACCCATGTCGGGCTGCCGGGGCTGGTGCGGGATATTGGCCTGATTGTGGTGGCCTTGCTGTCGCTGAAACTGACACCGGCGCGCGTGCACCAGGCCAATGATTTTGGCTGGGGTCCCATGCAGGAAGTGGCCAAGCTGTTTGCAGGTATTTTCCTGACCATCATTCCGGTGATTGCCATGCTCAAGGCCGGTGTGGACGGCCCGTTTGGTGCCGTGGTGCGCGCTGTGACCCATAGCGATGGCACACCCAATCCGGCCATGTACTTCTGGGCCACAGGCGTGCTGTCTTCGTTCCTGGACAATGCCCCGACCTATCTGGTCTTCTTCAACACCGCGGGTGGTGATCCGGCCCATCTGATGACCGATATGGCGCTGACACTGGCAGCGATTTCCGCAGGTGCTGTTTTCATGGGTGCCAATACCTATATCGGCAACGCGCCCAACCTCATGGTCAAGGCCATTGCAGAAGATCGCGGCGTCAAGATGCCGGGCTTCTTTGGCTACATGGTCTGGTCCATCTGCATTCTGCTGCCGCTGCTGGCGGTGATTACATGGCTGTGGTTCATGCCCTGA